Genomic window (Lewinellaceae bacterium):
AGCAGCAATGCCCCTTCCCAGTGGCTGTGGTCCTTTGGAGACGGCAACTCCTCTGCCCAGCAAAACCCGCAGCACACTTACAGCGCTCCAGGCACTTACGAGGTATGCCTGACTTCCAGCAGCCCCTGCGGCAGCGACCAAACCTGCAGCATGGTGGTGATTGCCTGCGCCGAGCCGGCAGCCGGCTTTTTGGCGCAGAGGAACGGCCTCACGGTAAACTTCACGGACACGACCACGAATATGCCTTCGCAGTGGATTTGGAGTTTCGGCGACGGCGCCAACAGCAACCTCCAAAACCCGCAGCACGTCTTTGCCGCCCCCGGTGCCTATACCGTCTGCCTGCTGGCCGCCAGCGTCTGCGGCAGCGACCAGGTTTGCCGTCAGATAATCGTGAGTTGCCCGGCGCCCCAGGCCGCCTTCGGCTTCCAGTCCGATGAACTGACGCTTTCTTTCACCGACCAGTCGCCCAACGCCCCTACCAGTTGGAACTGGGATTTCGGCGACGGCGCCACTTCTACCCAGGCCAACCCCCAGCATGCCTACGCCCTGCCGGGCAATTACCAGGTCTGCCTCCAGGTTGGCAGCGTCTGCGGCAGCACCGAGGTGTGCCAGACGGTCAGCGCCGGCTGCGCCGCCCCGGAGCCGGCTTATGCCTTCCAGGCCGACGAGCTGAGCCTGTCCTTTACCGACCAGACCACCAACGATCCGGAAGCCTGGTTGTGGACCTTCGGCGACGGCGGCTCCTCTACCCTGCCCAACCCGCAACATGACTACGCCGCGCCGGGAAGCTACCAGGTCTGCCTCCAGGCCAGCAGCCTGTGTGGCCAAAATACCGCCTGCCAGGTGATCGAAGTGAGCTGCGCCGCGCCGCAGTCGGCTTTCATTTATACGCCCAGTGCCCTTACGGTGTCCTTTGCCGACAACTCCCTTCCTGCCGCCAGCCAATGGTCGTGGGTATTCGGAGACGGGGGCGCCTCCAGTGAGGCCAACCCGCAGCACACCTACGCGGCGCCCGGCACTTACACCGCCTGCCTGCAGGTGAGCACCCTCTGCGGCAGCACGCAATCCTGCCAGACCTTTTCGCTGAGCTGTGCGGCGCCGATAGCTGGTTTCACGTTCACCGACAACCAACTGGCCGTCAGCTTTGCCGACCAATCCACGAATGCCCCCACCCAATGGCAGTGGAACTTCGGCGACGGCGCTACTTCCACCCAGGCCAACCCGCAGCACACCTACAGCCTGCCCGGCACCTATCAGGTGTGCCTCACCGCCGGCAGCGTTTGCGGCATGACTCAGGTTTGCCAAAACCTCACCGTGAACTGCCTCGCGCCCCAGGCCAACTTCAACTACAGCGGCGACGAACTGGCGTTCAGTTTCAACGATATTTCCACCAACAACCCCGCCAGTTGGCTGTGGGCTTTCGGCGACGGCAATAATTCCACCGAGCAAAACCCCACCCACGCCTTTGAATTTCCGGGCAGTTACCTGGTCTGCCTCTCCGTCAGCAGCCCCTGCGGCAATACGCAGCGCTGCGAACTGGTGGAAGTGAGCTGCACGCCGCCGCAGGCCGGCTTCTCCTACACCGCCGACGGGCAGGCGGTTTCTTTTCAGGACACTTCCTCCGCCGGCGCCATCGCCTGGCTCTGGGCCTTCGGCGACGGCAACAGCTCTACCCAGCCCAACCCGCAGCATCTTTACAGTCAGCCCGGCGCCTACGAGGTGTGCCTCACGGTGAGCAACATCTGCGGCAACACCCAAAGCTGCAACACCCTGATGGTCAACTGCCAGATTCCGGTTGCGGATTTCAACTTCGCCATGCAGGGCCTGACCGCCAGCTTCATCGACGCCTCCGCCAACAGCCCCGAAGAATGGCAGTGGAGCTTCGGGGACGGCAATACCTCCGCCCTGCCCGAACCCCTGCATACCTACGAATTCCCGGGCATTTACCAGGTTTGCCTGACCGTCGGGAACAACTGTGGGGAAGACGCACTCTGCCAGGAGGTGGAAATCATGACCACCGGCCTGGGCGGGCCAACCGAAAATGGGCTGCTGCTAAACTTCTATCCCAACCCCAGTTCGGGCCCGGCCTGCCTGCTGGTGGACGCGCCGGTTCGGGAGGATTATCAGTGGGCGTTGTACAATAGCCTGGGACAGCGGATGGAGGATGGAATAGGGAAGGCGGGGGAATTGCTGCCTCTGGCCCTTGATCCTTACCGGGCCGGGGTGTATTGGGTGCGGGTGCGGATGGGAGTTTTCCGGGGGGTGGTGAAGGTGGTGCGGGAGTAGGCGGGAGGGTGTAACCTGCAGGATAGGTTCGTTGGCGATTTCGATGACATCGTATACCAGGCTTTTAAACTGGTGGCCATCCCGGTGGAGGAATCCCAGGTAGGGGTTGAGGCCCGCCTTTACGCTTCGAGTGCTGCTTCCAACGAAAGGGGGATTGCGACTCATCAAAAACCTGACCTTAGCTCAAGTCAATTTTTTCTTGTTCTTGACTTGAAACGAAGTCATTTTTTTGTAATTTTGACTTGAAATGAAGTCAAAATGAAAATATTATATGAATACCAGGAGCTGTATCTGGAGCGGGTCACCGATGAGCACTTTCGGTTTCTGTACAGCCAGTTGCCAAAAGGAGAGCGCATGTTGGCTATCAGAGGGCCGCGGGGCGCCGGTAAGACAACCTTGTTGTTGCAATGGCTGAAATACGAGTTGGGAACGGGTTCGGATTCCCTTTATGTTACAGCTGATCATCCCTGGTTTTATACCAACAGCCTGCTGGAACTGGCCGGAGACTTTTTTTCTCAACCAGTTGCGAAACGCCGGCCATAAAGTAAACCTCCCGCCAAAAGGAGATTTTCTCATTGATGGCAGCCTGGTTGCCGAAGTAGGCGGAAAAAACAAAGAGGGTAAACAAATCCGTGATATCCCAGATGCTTTCATCGCCGCTGATGATATCGAAACCGGATTTCGCCAAAGAATCCCGCTCTGGCTGTTTGGTTTTCTATATTAGACAGGATAGAATATGCTGTTTCAGGCATGCCGTCCGTTCAGGGCAGCGCATTGCCGCCCCACGTTCCCTTAAAAAACCAACCAAGCCCCTCCGGCAGCCACAGAAAATTGCGTCCCGGCAGGAAAAGTCGTAATTTCCCCCCCATGAACGCTCTCATCCTCTTCGCCCATCCCGAGCCCCAATCTTTCAACGGCCGCCTGATGCGCCGCTCCGTCGAAGCGCTGGAAGCGGCCGGGCATACGGTCAGGGTCTCCGACCTCTACGCCCAGGGCTTTCGCGCCGAAGCCGGCCCCGGCGATTTCACCCGCCGCGCCAACCCCGATTATTTCGACCTGCAAAAGGAGCAGCTTTACGCGCTGGAGCACGGTACGTTCGTCCCGGAAATCGCCGCCGAGCAGGACAAGCTGCGCTGGGCGGATTTGCTGGTTGTCCACTTCCCCTTTTGGTGGTACAGCATGCCCGCTGTGGTCAAAGGCTATTTCGACCGGGTGTTTAGCGTGGGCTTTGCCTACGGGGGCGCTCATGAACTGGCCGGCAAGCAGGCCCTGCTCTGCACCACTACCGGCTCTCCGGACAGCTGGCTGTCGGACGATCAGCCGCCGGGCAGCGTCGAGCGGATTTTCCACCATATTCTGTACGGTACTTTTGCTTTTTGTGAAATGAAGGTGCTGATGCCCTACATCGTCTATAAGGCGAAGCGGCTGGAGGAGGAGGAGAAAAAAAGGGTGCTGGAGGAATGGGGAGGGATTCTGCGGAACCTGAATAAAAGAGTGGTTTTGTATTGAGTGGAGCCCTTTAGTTCTACTTTGTTACTTTAACAGGAGTGAGGGCCTCCAGGCCCGCGAAGGCTGCCTCAGGCAGCACTAAAAAAGACAACTGCTTACTAAAAACCTGCTTGAAGCAGGTTTTCGCGGGCCTGGAGGCCAATGTCATTAAGTTAAGCTGTGGGGCTTGTCGGAAGGCGACTTCAAGCTCGCCTTTCGACTTCGAGAAGCCACTAAAATCAACAGGCGAACTTTCTTCGCCCGCCGAAGCCTGGCGAAGGAGGGAGTCGCCAGTTGATAGCGCGGCTTCTCTTGGCCTTAACTTAATGGTGGTGGCCTGGAGGCCCGCGCTCCAGGTCATCCAAGCCTGCTAAATTTTAAAGTAACAAAGTAGAATTAGGAGGCAGGCCCTTCCGGGCCAATGGCAGGAATTCCCAATTTTTGGGCTTTTCTTATTAAGCGTTTATCTGAGGTTAATAAAGTAGCTTCCAGTTGTTGTGCAAGAACCAAATAATAACAATCATAGGCAGGATGTCCTAATTTACAAGCTAACTTCAAAGCCTCTTTCCAAAGTGGTTCCGAAGGAAAGAAAATATCCACTAACTGAATAGCTCCTTCTGCCAGTATTAATGATTCTTCAAGGCTGGCTTCTTCAATATGATGAAACTTCCAAGCGGCATTTGTTGCTTCTGAATAAAACAGATCAGGGGCTGAAACCTGGGTTGCCAATTCTAAATGTGGTAGGAATTGACCGGCTGAAGGCGCCTCGGTTACAACAGCAAATGCAGCGCTCACGTCTAGAATAATTTTCATCGGCTATCCCTATCTTCTCTGATCCAGGCGGAGACGTCCACATTTGCCCATTTTTTCCACAAGTGAGCATCCCGCTTAATTTTGGCTATCACCTTTTTTCTGCGCTCGCGAAAATCAAGCGGAACATCTAATCCTTTTGCCAGTGTAATAATTGCCTGCTGGCTTAGGCTCCTTCTTTCGCGCTCCGCCTCTTCTTTCAATGCCTGATAAATATCCTCCGGCAGTTTTCTGATTTGAAGTGTTGGCATGAATCCTTTTTTTTGCAAAGATAAGAATAAAAAAAATTGCATGCAATATGCATGCACTTATTGCCATTAACCTTTCTTTTTAAAAGGCATCATTTAATTTTAACCTTGTTTTTTTAAAAATATACTTTGATTTTATCATTCCTTACTTTCCCCCCCATTGACCAATATCATTGCTCCTTCTCAAAATTTTGTATAACTTTAGAAGTTATCGTATACAGAACGAACAAAACACCCCTAACTATGGCTACCAAAATACGCCGGGTGGATTACTTCTACGCCACCATCAAGGACCAGCCGGGAGAAGCCTACCTCTTCCTCCAGCAACTGGCCGACCTGGGCATCAACCTGCTCGCCTTCACCGCTGTGCCGGTCGGGCCGACGAGCACTCAGCTTTCCATCTTTCCGGAGGACGCCAAAAACCTGACCGACCTGGCCCGGCATTCGGGCCTGAAGCTGGAAGGGCCCCATCACGCCATCCTGGTGCAGGGCAACGACGAAGTCGGCGCCCTGGCGGAGGTCCATAAAAAAATCTACCGGGCGGGGGTCAATGTGTACGCTTCCACCGGGGTGGCTACCGACGACGAGACGTATGGCTACCTGCTGTATGTCCGCCCGGATTCCTACGAGCGGGCGGCGAAAGCGCTGGGGCTGTAGTTTTTTACGTCAAAACCTGCCTGTCATCTCACGCTGGACTTCCGACAGGCAGCTTTTGCCGTTCATCGTTGCTCAAATCTTCCGTTTACTTTTCTTGCGTCGACACCTTCAGCTCATCCGTCCGGAAAGGCGCGGCCGGCAGGCCGGCGTCGTTGTACAGGTCGAGTTGCCCGGGGTTGTCGGCCCAGGCGTAGCGGACGTATTTCGGATCAGGCACAGCTTCGCTGAATGCCCGGATGGTGTTGTCCTCGCCGATCCGGGCCTTGGCTGGGTGAAATACCCCGTCGGCGCCAGCGATGCTAAAGCCGCGCAGCCACTCCAGCCCGTGGCGGCTGACCAATTGCTGGCCAGTGTGGCTAAAATAAAGCCGGATTTGGTTGCCTTCCACCTTCGATGCTTTGTACACCGGGCCGCTGTATTCCAGCTCTTCCTTGTATACTACCGCGCGGGCGGCCAGCGCCAGGCGGCGCCCCACTTCCTGTTTGTTGCGGGGGTGGATGTCGTCGGCCTCTCCGATGTCGATGGCCAGGGCCATGCCGGTGTGGGGCTCTTTCAACGCCATGGTTTGCGACTCCCGCAACTCCGCCCACTGGCTTTCCGCCGGTTCTTCCTGCTCGGCGCGGAAGTTGGCCAACTGGACGAACAGGAAAGGGAAATCTCCCTCCCCCCACTGCTCCCGCCAGTCGCGGATCATCAACCTAAAGCGTTCCCGATACCGGAAAGCATCTCCTTCGTTGCTCTCTCCCTGATACCAGATGGCGCCCCGGATGCCGTAGGGGATCAAGGGGTGGATCATGGCGTTGAAGAGCAGGGCGGGCAGGCTGTTGGGATGCACTACTGCCGTCCGGGGAGGCAACTCAGCGGCTCCGATCGCGAAATGCCAGGCTCCCGCCAGGGGTATCGTCCGCCCGGGAGTGACGACTTTCAACGCTTCCGGCTCGCCGTACAGGCCGCCGCCGCCGCCCGTATCGATCACCCGGACCGTAACGGTGTTTTCTCCTTCTGCCAGCAACTCCGCCGGCACCGCATAGGACCGGTCGGCGTTGTACTGGTTGATCATCCGGCCCACCTCTACGCCGTTGACAAAAGTGACGTCGCTATCGTCGATGGGGCCCAGTTCCAGGGTTATCGGCCCGCCCAGGTCGCCGGCATGCAGCACAAAGGAGCGCTTGAACCAAACGGCGCCGTCCAGCCCCGGATAGCCCGCCTCTTCCCAGTGCTGGGGCAATTCCATGGTTTTCCAGCCGCTCCAGTCGTAGTTTTGTTTATTCCATTCCTCTTTCAGCCCGGCGTCCTGCTCATCGATGGCCTTTTCCCAGGCGGCCTGCTCGGCCCGGGAGCGCTCCATCATGGCGTCGAAGTCCATTTCGCTGAGGCGCTTCGCCGTGGCGCCCAGCTCCGGGTCATCGGACAGGGCGGCGGCGCTGGTCCAGGTTTCTACCACAGTGCCGCCCCAACTGGCGTCGACCAGCCCGATGGGCACTCCCAGGTTTTTCCGCAAATCCCGGCCGAAGAAGTAGCCTACTGCCGAAAAATCGCCCACCGTTTCGGGGCTGCAGCGCTGCCAACGCGCCGGCAGGGTGTTGTCCAGAGGCTTCGTATTCATGTCCTTCGGCACGGTAAAAAGGCGGATCTGCGGATGGCCCGCTGCGGCAATCTCCTCTTCCGGGTTATTGGCCAGGCTTACCGGCCATTCCATATTCGACTGGCCGGAGCAGAGCCAGACTTCTCCTATCAATATGTCGCGCAGTCGGATGGAACTGTCCTGGCAGGCGACTTCCAGCTCATAGGGGCCGCCGGCCTCCATGGCGGGCAGCGCTACTTCCCAATCGCCGTGTTCATCCGACCTGCCGACCACCGCCTCGTTGCCCAGCGCCACTTTTATGGTTTCGTCGGGCAGCGCCCAGCCCCATATCTTGATCGGCTGGCCCCGTTGCAGGACCATCTGATCGGAAAATATATAGGGGAGGGAGAGTCCGGCTTTCGCCTTTTGGCAGTGGACGGGTTGAATGCCTGCTGACATCAGAAAAAGGATAAGGAAGGTGGATCGGAAAATGGGAATCATGGTTTTTTTGCACTAAGATAATATTCCTGGCCAATAAAACTATGGATGCCGGAGCGAAGCGGAGGCCCCGTACCGGCGATAGCCGCGCCGGGGCTGTGGATGTGGAGCGCAGCGACATCCCGACGAATGTCGCATGCGCGGGGACACAACTAAAACATATATTAATAAACGGCAAGTGTTTGGCGGCGAAGCAATTAGCCAATCATTTAGATAAATAAAATAAGCTGTTTAGCTTAAAAGCCTTACAAGAAAACAGATTAAAGGCCACTAAACAGCTTACCAATGAATAAATGTTACCTGCAAATTAAGGAGAAATTAGCTCAATACCCAATTTGCGAGCTTGCAAAACAAACCGGTTTTCAAAAGAGGAAGCCTAAGAAAATAGAAGCATCGGATTTCGTCGCCGGCGCCTTTGAGGCCATCCAGCAAGGCGACCTAAAAGCAGCAAGCATAGCCAAAGCCATTTCTTATGGCAACCAAAGGACTGTAAGCCGGAAAGCCGTGGACAACAAGCTGTCCTATCGGCACGAGGGTTTCAGCCGGCGGTTGTTTGAACAGGCATTGGCGCAGGAGCTGCAACCAAGCAACCATCAGGGAAACAGCTTGTTCGGCTTCTTCAAAGGAGTATTTGTCAATGATTCGAGCTGCCTGAAAATGCCGGAGAATTTGTCTGAGCTTTTTCCTGGCCCGCATAGCCATACTGGGCAATGCGCAACGGCGCGGATCCAATTGCGCATGGATTTGCTGAACCACCAGTATAGCCATATCGACATACAGTCTTATAGAGACAACGACCAGAAATATGCCGCCCAGCTAGCCGGGCAAGCCCAGGCTGGAGGCCTGAATATTTTTGATTTGGGCTATGCCGTCCTAGGCGCTATGGGAAAAATAGCGGAAAAACAGGCTTATTTCTTGTGCTACGATAAGCGCAAGGACAGATTAAACCATCTTGAATACTTATATATGTTTTAGTTATGTCCCCGCGCATGCGACAAAATCGGGGCAGGCTCTCCAGGTCCGCGCAAACCTGCTTCAAGCAGGTTTTTAGTATGATATTGCCTTTTTATGGGCTGCCCGAGGCAGCCCTCGCGGGCCTGGAGGCCAATGTCATTAAGTTAAGCTGTGGGGCTTGTAGGAAGGCGACTTCAAGCTCGCCTTTCGACTTCGAGAAGCCACTAAAATCAACAGGCGAACTTTCTTCGCCCGCCGAAGCCTGGCGAAGGAGGGAGTCGCCAGTTGATAGCGCGGCTTCTCTTGGCCTTAACTTAATGGTGGTGGCCTGGAGGCCCGCGCTCCTGTTAAGTTAACAAAGTAGAATTGCTTATCTGCCTTCTAAACGCATCATTATTTTCCGCCCAATGAACAGGGTACGATCGCCGACAATTCATCCACCAGCACGTTGCCATTATACGGAATCGGCCGGCCCTGGTCGAAGTAAGCCTCCAGGTAAAGATAGTCATAAGCAGCGGTAGGCGTAAAGGCAACGCGATATTCCTGCCAATCGGTATTGGCGACGGGCGCCGTCTCGGCCAGCATTTCGAAGCCGTCCTTTTCCTTGTCCTCGTATCCACCCCAAATGCGGATCACCGCCGGGGTATTGTAATTGGCTCTTTGATTGGTGGCCCGGCTGAGGCTGATGTAGGTTTCGGAGCGGCAAGCTTTGAAAGCCAGCTGGTAACAGGTATCAGCCAGCAGGGGTTGCTTCAGGGCCTGGCCGGCGCACTCCCAGGTGTCGTTGTCGCGCACTACCAGCCCCAGGCAGGTTCTGCCGTGGGCAGCCTTTTTTTCCACTCCGAACTCTCCGCTGGGTTGCACGTCGGGCGGGCTTTCGCCCTCGAAGCCGCAGTTGTCCCAGCCCTTCGGAGTCCGGGAATGAGCAGGGGCGTCTTCGAAGGAAGGGTTGTCGAGGATGATGGGAGCAGCGGGTTGGGCATTAAGCGCCAGGCTCTCCAGGCACATTATTAAGAGGACGGTTATTTTTTTCATAGTAAATTTATTTTTCAACTATCCGGATCGAAAACCCATGCTCCTACAACTCCCACAGCCATGCCCGCTTGCGGTCGGAGCGGGACTGAGCTTTCAGGCCGTATTGGCTTTCGGGCAGGCCCGCCGCCTGGAAAGCGGCTTCGGCCGATTTCAGCCGCAACTTTACCGCGTTTTCGCTTTCGGCACAACACTCATCCCTCATCCCTCCTCCAGCCGCATCGCAAACTCCCGCTCCCCCAGCCCCCACAGCCACTCCCGCTTGCGGTCGGAGCGCCTTCGGGCGCGCAGGCGGTATTGCTTCTCCTCCAGGCCGATGGCCCGCAGGGCCTGCTCAAACTGGCGCAGGTGAGACTGCCGCAGGTAATCGGAGGTGCCCCCCACCGAGATTAAAAGGCGGTAGCCCGGAAACCGGCTCAGGGCTTGCGCTATTTTCCACAAATGCAGGTTGGCCTGGTACTGGCGGCCCGCTTCATCGGCAAAAAGGTGCTGTTCGAGCAGGATGCCGTCCTCCGAGAATCGGACTAGCCGCCCCTGCTCCCGCAGCAAAGCGCGCAGTTCTTCCGCATTCCGGATGTCGGGCGCTTCCACGACTTCCACTTCCGGCAAGGGCTCGCGCCCCTCTTCGCAGGCCGCAACGACGAGCGGCGAGGCGTAGTCGATCAGTACATTGCCGTTGTAGGGCGCGCCCGGGATGGCAAAATAAGCTTCGATAGAAAGATGCGTATAGTCGTCCTGGGGTTGTAAAGAAAAGGAATATTTTTTCCAGCCTTCGTACAGGATCGCCGGCGATTTGGCCAGCAGTTCCCGCTGGTCGCAGTTTTTAAAACCTCCCCAGAGATACAGCGCTGCCGGCTGGCTGAAATTGGCCGGCGCGCCGGTGGCCCGGCTGACGCTCTGGTAGGTCTCGGAGCGGGCCGCATAGAGGGAGAACGAATAGCAGTGGCCCGCCTGCAGCGGAGAAGCCAGCCGTTGGCCGATGCCTTCGTGGGTGCCGTTGTCGCGCACGACCATGCCCACGAAAGTAGCGCCGTCCCGCGCCAGGCGTTCCACCCCGAAAAAGCCGCCGGGATGGATGTCGGGCGGCGATTCTCCGGGCTGGCCGCAGAAATACCAGCGCTGGGGAGGATGAGCAATGGAAGGGACGTCCTCGAAAGAAGGATTGTCCAGGAAAATGGTGGTTT
Coding sequences:
- a CDS encoding 9-O-acetylesterase — its product is MIPIFRSTFLILFLMSAGIQPVHCQKAKAGLSLPYIFSDQMVLQRGQPIKIWGWALPDETIKVALGNEAVVGRSDEHGDWEVALPAMEAGGPYELEVACQDSSIRLRDILIGEVWLCSGQSNMEWPVSLANNPEEEIAAAGHPQIRLFTVPKDMNTKPLDNTLPARWQRCSPETVGDFSAVGYFFGRDLRKNLGVPIGLVDASWGGTVVETWTSAAALSDDPELGATAKRLSEMDFDAMMERSRAEQAAWEKAIDEQDAGLKEEWNKQNYDWSGWKTMELPQHWEEAGYPGLDGAVWFKRSFVLHAGDLGGPITLELGPIDDSDVTFVNGVEVGRMINQYNADRSYAVPAELLAEGENTVTVRVIDTGGGGGLYGEPEALKVVTPGRTIPLAGAWHFAIGAAELPPRTAVVHPNSLPALLFNAMIHPLIPYGIRGAIWYQGESNEGDAFRYRERFRLMIRDWREQWGEGDFPFLFVQLANFRAEQEEPAESQWAELRESQTMALKEPHTGMALAIDIGEADDIHPRNKQEVGRRLALAARAVVYKEELEYSGPVYKASKVEGNQIRLYFSHTGQQLVSRHGLEWLRGFSIAGADGVFHPAKARIGEDNTIRAFSEAVPDPKYVRYAWADNPGQLDLYNDAGLPAAPFRTDELKVSTQEK
- a CDS encoding type II toxin-antitoxin system VapC family toxin, giving the protein MSAAFAVVTEAPSAGQFLPHLELATQVSAPDLFYSEATNAAWKFHHIEEASLEESLILAEGAIQLVDIFFPSEPLWKEALKLACKLGHPAYDCYYLVLAQQLEATLLTSDKRLIRKAQKLGIPAIGPEGPAS
- a CDS encoding AAA family ATPase, producing the protein MKILYEYQELYLERVTDEHFRFLYSQLPKGERMLAIRGPRGAGKTTLLLQWLKYELGTGSDSLYVTADHPWFYTNSLLELAGDFFSQPVAKRRP
- a CDS encoding transposase; translated protein: MNKCYLQIKEKLAQYPICELAKQTGFQKRKPKKIEASDFVAGAFEAIQQGDLKAASIAKAISYGNQRTVSRKAVDNKLSYRHEGFSRRLFEQALAQELQPSNHQGNSLFGFFKGVFVNDSSCLKMPENLSELFPGPHSHTGQCATARIQLRMDLLNHQYSHIDIQSYRDNDQKYAAQLAGQAQAGGLNIFDLGYAVLGAMGKIAEKQAYFLCYDKRKDRLNHLEYLYMF
- a CDS encoding NAD(P)H-dependent oxidoreductase yields the protein MNALILFAHPEPQSFNGRLMRRSVEALEAAGHTVRVSDLYAQGFRAEAGPGDFTRRANPDYFDLQKEQLYALEHGTFVPEIAAEQDKLRWADLLVVHFPFWWYSMPAVVKGYFDRVFSVGFAYGGAHELAGKQALLCTTTGSPDSWLSDDQPPGSVERIFHHILYGTFAFCEMKVLMPYIVYKAKRLEEEEKKRVLEEWGGILRNLNKRVVLY